In Molothrus aeneus isolate 106 chromosome 25, BPBGC_Maene_1.0, whole genome shotgun sequence, one DNA window encodes the following:
- the GALK1 gene encoding galactokinase — MAEPGSSALLAAARRVHEEAFGSPALLAVWAPGRVNLIGEHTDYNDGFVLPMALHLGTVLVGAPTQDETISIITTSAEADEPHKVQFPAPTASSPLSPGQPHWANYVKGVIQHYRGGPVPGFSAVMASDVPLGGGLSSSASLEVATYTFLQQLCPDDGDLAAKALACQKAEHTFAGMPCGIMDQFISVMGREGHALLIDCRSLHTVLVPLSDPSLVVLITNSNVRHTLTGSEYPTRRRQCEEAAAALGKASLRDATMAELEEARSRLGDEVFRRARHVIGEIARTEEAAQALQNKDYRTFGKLMVESHNSLRDDYEVSCPELDQLVAAALEVDGVYGSRMTGGGFGGCTVTLLEAGAADRAKKHIQEKYSGKATFYLTKPSAGAKALSM; from the exons ATGGCGGAGCCCGGTTCGTCCGCGCTGCTGGCGGCCGCTCGCCGGGTGCACGAAGAGGCTTTCGGGAGTCCGGCGCTGCTGGCGGTGTGGGCCCCCGGCCGGGTCAACCTCATCGGGGAGCACACCGACTACAACGACGGCTTCGTGCTGCCCATG GCCCTGCATCTGGGGACGGTGCTGGTGGGAGCCCCCACGCAGGATGAGACCATCTCCATCATCACCACCTCGGCAGAGGCAGATGAGCCCCACAAGGTGCAGTTCCcggctcccactgccagcagccccctgagcccagggcagccccactgGGCCAACTACGTCAAGGGCGTCATCCAGCACTACCGGG GTGGTCCCGTGCCAGGCTTCAGCGCTGTCATGGCCAGTGACGTCCCCCTGGGCGGGGGCCTCTCCAGCTCAGCTTCTCTGGAGGTGGCCACCTacaccttcctgcagcagctctgccctg acGATGGGGATTTGGCAGCCAAGGCACTGGCGTGCCAGAAGGCGGAGCACACGTTTGCTGGGATGCCCTGTGGGATCATGGACCAGTTCATCTCCGTGATGGGCCGGGAGGGCCACGCCCTGCTCATCGACTGCAG gtccctgcaCACCGTGCTTGTCCCGCTGAGCGATCCCAGCCTGGTCGTGCTCATCACCAACTCCAACGTGCGGCACACGCTGACGGGCAGCGAGTACCCCACGCGCCGGCGGCAGTGCGAGGAGGCAGCAGCGGCCCTGGGCAAGGCCAGCCTCAGGGATGCCACCATGGCCGAGCTGGAAG AGGCCAGGAGCCGCCTGGGGGATGAGGTGTTCCGGCGGGCCAGGCACGTCATCGGCGAGATAGCACGGACAGAAGAGGCAGCGCAGGCGCTGCAGAACAAGGACTACAGGACCTTCGGGAAGCTGATGGTGGAGAGCCACAACTCCCTCAG GGATGACTATGAAGTGAGCTGCCCCGAGCTGGAccagctggtggcagcagccctggaagtCGATGGGGTTTATGGCAGCAGGATGACTGGGGGAGGCTTTGGAGGCTGCACGGTGAcactgctggaggctggggctgcagacagAGCCAAGAAGCACATCCAG GAGAAATACAGTGGCAAAGCCACCTTCTACCTCACCAAGCCCTCAGCAGGGGCAAAGGCTCTGTCCATGTAG